In a genomic window of Candidatus Gorgyraea atricola:
- a CDS encoding ElyC/SanA/YdcF family protein has product MLKNENIICISSIDWDFIWQGHQEIMSTLAEKGNRVLFIENTGVRTPGIKDLSRIKSRIRNWLRGVKGIRKERENLYIFSPLVLPFPYSRVARWINRYLILAVLEKWMKAVDFSDPIVWTFLPAPLSMDIADSLMKKLIVYYCIDNFSGSSLSAKKIGKSEESLLKRSDLVFVTSEELYNKCARHNSNVYKFPFAVSFEKFEKARLGNTEIPEELKNIKQPIVGYVGGVHKWVDQGLINELAKKHTDYSFVFVGPIQTKVSELLKLKNVHFLGKKEHERLPLFIKYFNVCIIPYLITDYTRNVYPTKLNEYLALGKAVISTPLPEIELFNKEYEDIVCIAEDANAFSGHIERTVRENEPSLVSRRIETARDNSWESRIEKMSSTIEKELERKKIDREKRWKENLLIFYKTARKKAVRFGIICLSVYLLLFKTPFIWFAAEPLKISDAPRKADTILVFGGGVGETGGPGRSTIERARYAAELYLKGYSGKIIFSSGYTYIYNDAENMRLMAVSMGVDERDIILEQKANSTYENVIFSKEILDKNNWHSVLLVSSPYNMRRADLVFDKHAGGVNMFCVPVEKSQFYDRTFGIKVGQIRAIVHEYIGIIYYLLRGYA; this is encoded by the coding sequence ATGCTTAAAAATGAGAACATAATCTGCATATCCAGCATTGACTGGGATTTTATATGGCAGGGTCATCAAGAGATAATGTCTACCCTGGCAGAAAAGGGGAATCGTGTGCTCTTTATAGAAAATACAGGAGTGCGTACGCCAGGCATAAAAGATCTCTCCCGTATAAAGAGCAGGATCAGGAACTGGCTCAGGGGCGTAAAGGGTATACGCAAAGAAAGGGAAAATTTATACATATTCTCTCCTTTGGTCCTGCCGTTTCCTTATTCAAGGGTTGCGAGATGGATCAACAGGTATTTGATATTGGCTGTGCTGGAGAAATGGATGAAAGCGGTAGATTTCAGCGATCCTATTGTCTGGACATTTTTGCCTGCGCCTCTAAGCATGGATATAGCCGATAGTTTGATGAAGAAACTTATAGTCTATTATTGCATAGACAATTTTTCCGGCAGTTCTCTATCGGCAAAGAAGATAGGAAAGTCAGAAGAAAGCCTGCTTAAGAGGTCTGACCTGGTTTTTGTGACATCAGAAGAGCTTTACAATAAATGCGCCAGGCATAACAGCAATGTCTATAAATTTCCTTTTGCCGTAAGTTTTGAAAAATTCGAAAAAGCAAGGCTGGGAAACACTGAGATCCCCGAGGAGTTAAAAAATATCAAACAGCCGATAGTCGGCTATGTGGGAGGAGTGCATAAATGGGTAGATCAGGGATTGATCAATGAATTAGCAAAGAAACATACTGACTATTCTTTTGTTTTTGTCGGTCCGATCCAAACCAAAGTATCCGAGCTCCTGAAACTTAAAAACGTTCATTTTTTAGGCAAAAAAGAACATGAAAGACTGCCTTTATTCATAAAATATTTCAATGTATGCATCATTCCTTATCTTATTACGGATTACACCAGAAATGTTTATCCTACAAAGTTAAATGAGTATCTTGCTCTGGGCAAAGCGGTCATATCGACACCTTTGCCGGAAATAGAATTATTTAATAAGGAATATGAGGATATTGTATGTATAGCCGAAGATGCCAATGCCTTTAGTGGGCACATAGAAAGGACTGTTAGGGAAAATGAACCTTCTTTGGTAAGCAGGAGAATAGAAACAGCGCGGGATAATAGCTGGGAGAGCCGAATAGAGAAAATGAGCTCTACAATAGAAAAAGAGCTCGAAAGAAAAAAAATAGACAGGGAAAAAAGATGGAAGGAAAATCTCCTTATTTTTTATAAGACAGCAAGAAAAAAGGCCGTCCGTTTCGGAATAATATGCCTTTCAGTATATCTTTTACTGTTCAAAACGCCTTTTATATGGTTTGCAGCCGAGCCTTTGAAGATCTCAGATGCCCCGCGTAAGGCAGACACTATTCTCGTATTTGGAGGAGGCGTGGGCGAGACAGGTGGGCCAGGCAGGAGTACCATAGAGAGGGCAAGATACGCCGCAGAACTCTATCTAAAAGGTTATTCCGGCAAAATAATATTCTCATCAGGATATACATATATTTACAACGATGCCGAAAACATGAGACTTATGGCTGTTTCTATGGGGGTAGACGAAAGAGATATTATTTTAGAACAAAAAGCAAATAGCACTTATGAAAATGTAATATTTTCAAAGGAGATTTTAGATAAAAATAATTGGCATTCAGTATTATTGGTTTCTTCGCCGTATAACATGCGCCGCGCTGATTTAGTATTCGATAAGCATGCTGGGGGCGTAAATATGTTTTGTGTGCCGGTTGAAAAAAGCCAGTTTTATGACAGGACTTTTGGTATAAAGGTAGGGCAGATAAGAGCGATCGTGCATGAGTATATCGGCATTATATATTATTTATTAAGAGGATATGCGTAA
- a CDS encoding glycosyltransferase family 39 protein, which translates to MKSIKVRNILFIIFILALALRLFAVATYQESGKPLYADARVYDNLAVNIMSGHGFTQVVDGPRVPTSNRMPMYPLFLAGVYSVCGHSYLAVRIIQAILGALFCVVIFFITNIIYNDIKSGILAALMAVFYKPFVSGFLYYGGPASILSEYFYIFILGVSILFLLYFLKTEKKVFAVLSGIFVGLTILTRPEFALYPVVLFLYLVFSCRFNMKVFFRKFFMMYVFIALVLAPWVTRNYLVQGKFIPLTTVSGFAFWMGNNSVASGGWAYPQHYSKVMDEIKNISEYEKNRIYFKQGIEELKRDKKRIPGLFFKKAIVHWAPFEKGLKVFNPFYAFVLFFGVIGILFFRKHGIMEDIVLMIFAVTTLTAIIIWGDPRYRYPYESYLIIFAAVAITKIYSMIKRKVLAYGKG; encoded by the coding sequence ATGAAAAGCATTAAAGTTAGGAATATTCTGTTTATAATATTTATTCTTGCGCTAGCTCTGAGATTATTCGCCGTTGCTACGTATCAAGAGTCAGGTAAACCGCTTTATGCAGATGCCAGGGTTTATGATAATTTGGCGGTAAACATAATGTCCGGTCATGGCTTTACGCAAGTCGTTGATGGGCCAAGAGTTCCTACGTCCAATAGGATGCCTATGTACCCGTTATTTTTAGCAGGTGTTTATTCTGTCTGTGGACATAGTTATTTGGCTGTAAGAATAATACAGGCTATTTTAGGCGCCTTGTTTTGTGTCGTGATATTTTTTATTACCAATATTATCTATAATGATATAAAATCCGGCATCTTGGCTGCTTTGATGGCGGTTTTTTATAAGCCTTTTGTTTCAGGTTTTCTCTATTATGGCGGCCCTGCTTCAATTCTTTCGGAATATTTTTATATTTTTATACTTGGCGTTAGTATTTTATTTTTACTTTATTTTCTCAAGACAGAAAAGAAAGTTTTTGCGGTATTATCAGGTATTTTTGTAGGACTAACAATATTAACCAGGCCGGAATTCGCGTTATACCCGGTTGTTTTGTTTCTGTATTTAGTTTTTTCATGCAGGTTTAATATGAAAGTTTTTTTTAGAAAGTTTTTTATGATGTATGTTTTTATAGCATTGGTTTTGGCTCCATGGGTGACTAGGAATTATCTTGTTCAGGGTAAATTTATTCCACTAACTACCGTAAGTGGTTTTGCATTTTGGATGGGGAATAATTCTGTTGCGAGTGGCGGATGGGCCTATCCTCAACACTATTCTAAAGTCATGGATGAAATAAAGAATATCTCCGAGTACGAGAAGAACAGGATATATTTTAAGCAAGGGATCGAGGAGTTAAAAAGAGATAAGAAGAGAATACCAGGCTTATTCTTTAAAAAAGCAATAGTGCACTGGGCGCCTTTTGAAAAAGGATTAAAGGTGTTCAATCCTTTTTACGCATTCGTGCTTTTCTTCGGAGTTATCGGAATTTTATTTTTTAGAAAACATGGTATCATGGAAGATATCGTGTTGATGATTTTTGCGGTCACGACACTGACAGCAATTATTATATGGGGAGATCCGAGGTACAGGTATCCTTATGAATCTTATTTGATTATTTTTGCTGCCGTTGCAATAACTAAAATCTATAGCATGATAAAAAGAAAGGTCTTGGCTTATGGAAAAGGATAA
- a CDS encoding glycosyltransferase family 2 protein, producing the protein MEKDKNKTCAISLVMPAKNEEEGIAELVDSSRNFVDEIIVVDGHSSDKTAERASSKGAKVVFDNKKGKGDAYKVGIQEASGNIIVFMDADGSHDPAQIPALIEPLLKDEADFVIGSRHKGGSDEWKGDLDTYLRSVGGGFLTLVINYIWKTNLTECLNGFRAIKRDVGLKLDLKADDFDIEQHMIVQCLKKKFRVTEVNSHEYERKWGVSKLPTCRKAHLFFWRLFLDIFNL; encoded by the coding sequence ATGGAAAAGGATAAAAATAAAACCTGCGCTATCTCGTTGGTAATGCCTGCTAAAAACGAAGAAGAAGGAATAGCTGAACTTGTGGATTCATCAAGAAATTTTGTGGATGAGATCATAGTTGTAGATGGGCATTCAAGCGACAAAACAGCAGAGCGCGCTTCTTCTAAAGGAGCAAAGGTCGTTTTTGATAATAAAAAAGGTAAGGGGGATGCATATAAGGTAGGCATACAAGAGGCAAGCGGGAATATAATTGTCTTTATGGATGCAGATGGGTCGCATGATCCGGCGCAAATCCCTGCATTAATAGAGCCTTTATTGAAGGATGAGGCAGATTTTGTAATAGGGTCAAGACATAAGGGCGGAAGCGACGAATGGAAGGGGGACCTTGACACGTATTTACGTAGTGTAGGCGGTGGATTTTTAACATTAGTGATTAATTATATATGGAAAACAAATCTTACAGAATGCCTTAATGGGTTCAGGGCTATAAAAAGAGATGTTGGGTTGAAGCTTGACTTAAAGGCTGATGATTTTGATATTGAGCAGCACATGATAGTCCAATGCCTTAAGAAAAAATTTAGAGTAACAGAGGTAAATTCTCACGAATATGAAAGAAAATGGGGTGTCTCCAAATTGCCTACTTGCAGAAAAGCGCATTTATTTTTCTGGAGGTTGTTTTTGGATATTTTTAATTTATGA
- a CDS encoding radical SAM protein, with amino-acid sequence MKILLCTATRESNPASIKAIDEVFTVSESLGIAYIAAVLIQNGYDVEVLDCLAEGYDSGAFQAFLLQKKYDVIGISTYTPDWYITKKNLSMIKRLQPDSITVIGGPHVNSMVSGGLGKYLFSDSDFFDFAVYGEGEQTFLDIVRAVADKKDINNIDGVLWKNSNGQGHINLPRKLIKDIDTIPFPALECLPLSKYKRTPSSYKRPPVRSILTTRGCPYSCIFCDRGAFGSFVRQRSIENVMREVDRLVKEFKTKELRIWDDVFTMNEKVTTGICDELKRYDLVWSCNGRVNMITPNMLKHMKSAGCWSVDFGIESGSNKILKLINKKFTIQKASEAIKMVKKAGMEVRAFFILGLPEETIETVQDTIDFALSSDIDYATFYLPQAYPGTRLYEIAKKENALETDYSKYLITGKEASYVNKNIGLKNIQLFQRKAYASFYKRPSYIAKRILKIRSFEDIKRYLSAISIFKI; translated from the coding sequence TTGAAAATATTGCTTTGTACCGCAACAAGAGAAAGTAATCCTGCTTCAATAAAGGCTATTGATGAGGTGTTTACTGTTTCAGAGTCGCTAGGGATAGCTTATATAGCCGCAGTTTTAATACAAAATGGTTATGATGTCGAGGTATTGGATTGTCTTGCGGAAGGATATGATAGCGGCGCATTTCAAGCATTCTTGCTGCAAAAGAAATATGATGTTATAGGTATAAGCACATATACACCCGACTGGTATATAACAAAGAAAAATCTTTCAATGATTAAGAGGCTGCAACCTGACTCAATTACAGTTATAGGCGGCCCGCATGTAAACTCTATGGTAAGTGGAGGCTTGGGTAAATATTTATTTAGCGATAGCGATTTTTTCGATTTCGCTGTTTATGGCGAAGGCGAGCAGACGTTCTTAGATATAGTTAGAGCAGTAGCAGATAAGAAAGACATAAATAACATTGATGGAGTTCTCTGGAAAAATAGTAACGGGCAAGGCCATATAAATTTGCCGCGGAAGCTGATAAAGGATATAGACACAATACCTTTTCCTGCTTTAGAATGCCTTCCCCTGTCTAAATATAAAAGGACACCTTCAAGCTATAAAAGACCACCGGTGAGATCTATATTGACAACAAGAGGATGTCCATATTCATGCATCTTTTGCGATCGGGGCGCTTTCGGCTCTTTCGTAAGGCAAAGGTCTATAGAAAACGTAATGCGTGAAGTTGATAGATTGGTAAAAGAATTTAAAACAAAAGAATTAAGGATTTGGGATGATGTTTTTACCATGAACGAAAAAGTTACAACAGGAATCTGCGATGAATTAAAAAGGTATGATTTGGTCTGGAGTTGTAATGGCAGAGTTAATATGATTACCCCTAACATGCTCAAACATATGAAATCTGCAGGTTGCTGGTCAGTAGATTTTGGCATAGAGAGTGGCAGTAATAAAATACTAAAATTAATCAATAAAAAATTTACTATTCAAAAGGCATCCGAAGCTATAAAAATGGTAAAGAAAGCGGGAATGGAGGTAAGGGCATTTTTTATTTTAGGGCTTCCCGAAGAAACAATAGAAACTGTCCAGGATACCATTGATTTTGCACTTTCAAGTGATATTGATTACGCGACATTCTATCTGCCCCAGGCTTATCCCGGTACAAGGCTATATGAAATAGCCAAAAAAGAAAATGCGTTAGAAACAGATTATTCAAAATATCTTATTACAGGAAAAGAAGCTTCTTATGTAAATAAAAACATCGGTCTAAAAAATATACAGCTTTTTCAAAGAAAGGCCTACGCGTCCTTTTACAAGCGCCCTTCTTATATAGCAAAAAGAATATTGAAGATCAGGAGCTTTGAGGACATCAAGAGATATTTGAGCGCCATATCAATTTTTAAGATCTAA
- a CDS encoding glycosyltransferase gives MLSVIVPVYNDEKYLAKCLESVFNSDYPDFEVIVVNDNSTDGSLDIAKRFSCRIIDLKTNEGVATARNKGAESAKGDILVFFDSDVVLERDTLSKFAKAHKNPDIKIYQCQIYHESLTPGFTPAVHAVLHNYLLSLMGSETSYVQTFAFSISKAVFFEIGGFNTSFKSAGGEEFEIGQVIQQHNYKMLLDQSFHVHHNFVSFPKRFKKLLKRSYVYVRIVLQRNFKLDKGYGTLKEGINSMLSVIGILSLSISLFMRYALLLFFATILIQTLLDHGLYAYSARKKGIFFSARSIPIIYLWYLAMGMGAIRAVLSHYLTKIYSCLKMFNFLFSKTPPYVIFLVTSKCNARCKHCFNWKKVQNQELPKELTLDEIKKISAGFGIIKYMTYGGGEPSLREDIVSVTQVFYGNNNLERLNFITNGFATEKLVNEIEGILRICPGLHLTVSFSIDGIEGQHDEIRGVPGGFKRLLKSVNEIKNLQKYYPKLKILATTVYSGLNSDNIFNIIDYVTKTLKLEMVLGYIRGEIFDKDAKKVDIETYVKASTMLMRLNTKNSRNIDIIRAIDNVCFRLVAKTKKKKERLLQCVVGKKLIEIDSDGTIIPCEMLDVNFGNMRDYDYDIKRVLKTKKALDFFKFLKRKDCYCTWECAMKNNIIYSISEYPGLFFECLRQLLIKDK, from the coding sequence ATGTTATCGGTTATTGTTCCTGTATATAATGATGAGAAATATTTAGCGAAATGCTTGGAGTCTGTATTTAATTCTGATTACCCGGATTTTGAAGTAATAGTTGTAAACGATAATAGCACAGACGGTTCATTGGATATCGCAAAAAGATTCTCATGTCGGATAATAGATTTAAAAACAAATGAAGGAGTAGCTACAGCGAGAAATAAAGGCGCGGAATCCGCAAAAGGAGATATTCTTGTTTTCTTTGATTCGGATGTAGTGCTTGAGAGAGACACTCTGTCAAAGTTCGCAAAAGCCCATAAAAATCCAGATATCAAGATATATCAATGTCAAATATACCATGAGTCATTGACTCCTGGGTTTACTCCCGCAGTCCATGCAGTGCTTCATAATTATCTATTGAGTTTAATGGGGTCGGAGACTTCATATGTGCAAACGTTTGCTTTCTCAATCAGTAAAGCAGTCTTTTTTGAAATAGGAGGATTTAATACTAGTTTTAAGTCGGCAGGAGGGGAAGAATTTGAGATAGGGCAGGTTATTCAACAGCACAATTACAAGATGTTGTTGGATCAGTCATTTCATGTACATCATAATTTTGTGAGTTTTCCGAAAAGGTTTAAAAAATTACTTAAAAGAAGCTATGTCTATGTAAGAATCGTCCTTCAGAGAAATTTTAAACTTGATAAGGGTTATGGTACTCTAAAGGAAGGCATTAATTCCATGCTTTCTGTGATCGGAATCTTGTCACTTAGTATTTCGTTATTTATGCGTTATGCGCTTTTATTATTTTTTGCTACTATATTAATTCAAACCCTTCTTGACCATGGCTTGTATGCTTATAGCGCTAGAAAAAAAGGGATATTTTTTTCAGCCCGTTCGATACCTATAATTTACCTTTGGTATTTAGCGATGGGCATGGGTGCTATAAGAGCTGTCCTATCTCACTATCTAACGAAGATATATTCTTGCCTAAAGATGTTCAATTTTTTATTTTCTAAAACTCCACCGTATGTAATATTTTTAGTAACGTCTAAATGTAATGCTCGATGCAAACATTGCTTTAATTGGAAAAAAGTGCAAAATCAGGAATTACCAAAAGAACTTACCTTAGATGAAATTAAAAAGATATCCGCAGGTTTTGGCATAATAAAATACATGACTTATGGCGGAGGGGAGCCTAGTTTACGAGAAGACATTGTGAGTGTTACGCAGGTATTTTATGGTAATAATAATTTAGAGAGGTTAAATTTTATTACCAATGGTTTTGCTACAGAGAAGCTTGTTAATGAGATAGAGGGGATTTTAAGGATTTGCCCGGGATTGCACCTTACAGTCAGTTTTTCAATAGACGGTATCGAAGGGCAGCACGATGAAATAAGAGGGGTGCCAGGGGGATTTAAAAGATTGTTAAAATCTGTAAATGAAATAAAAAATTTACAAAAATATTATCCTAAGCTGAAGATATTAGCAACAACTGTTTATTCCGGACTCAACTCAGATAATATATTCAATATTATAGATTATGTGACAAAGACATTGAAATTAGAAATGGTTCTGGGTTATATTCGCGGCGAGATATTTGATAAGGATGCCAAGAAAGTAGATATAGAAACTTACGTTAAGGCAAGCACGATGCTTATGAGGCTGAATACTAAGAATTCAAGAAATATTGATATAATTAGAGCGATAGACAATGTTTGCTTTAGATTAGTAGCAAAGACAAAGAAAAAAAAAGAGAGACTATTACAGTGTGTAGTTGGAAAAAAACTTATAGAGATAGATAGTGACGGTACGATAATTCCTTGCGAGATGTTAGATGTTAATTTTGGCAATATGCGAGATTATGATTACGATATCAAAAGAGTTTTAAAGACAAAGAAAGCCCTGGATTTCTTTAAATTCTTGAAAAGAAAAGATTGTTATTGTACATGGGAATGCGCTATGAAAAATAATATAATTTACTCTATATCGGAATATCCTGGTTTGTTTTTCGAATGCCTTAGGCAATTATTGATAAAGGATAAATAG